The Microbacterium sp. zg-Y1090 sequence CTCGTCGGTGGCGTAGCCGAACATGATGCCCTGGTCGCCCGCACCCTGCAGGTCGTGCGGGTCGTCGGAGCCGTCCTCGCGCCGCTCGAACGCCTTGTCGACGCCGGCGGCGATGTCGGAGGACTGCGCGCCGATCGACACGCTCACGCCGCACGAGTTGCCGTCGAAGCCGGCGTCGCTCGAGGTGTACCCGATGCGGTTGACGACCTCGCGCACGATGGCGGGGATCTCGACGTAGGCGCTCGTGGAGACCTCGCCCGCGACATGCACGAGCCCGGTGGTGACGAGCGTCTCCACCGCGACGCGGCCGTTCGGGTCCTCGGTGAGGATCGCGTCGAGGATGCTGTCGGAGATCTGGTCGCAGATCTTGTCTGGGTGACCCTCGGTGACGGACTCGGAGGTGAACAGGCGCAGATCGGTCATCGATGCTCCAGGTCGAGGGCGGTGGTGGTGGGCAAAAGTATGCGCCGTGCGGCGGACACGCTCGAAAGCGGGCCGCCGCACGGCGTCACAGGGGTCGCTGACTCAGTCGACGTGGCGAAGGCGCAGCTTGTCCTCGTGGATCTCGTGCAGCGCGATCGTGAGGGGCTTGTCCTCGACGGTCGAGTCGACGAGCGGGCCGACGTTGTCGAAGAGGTTGCCCTCGTGAAGGTCGGAGTAGTAGTCGTTGATCTGACGCGCCCGCTTGGATGCGTAGATCACGAGCTGGTACTTCGAGTCGACCTTCTCCAGCAGTGCGTCGATGGGCGGATCGATGATTCCCTGGTCGCGAGTGGCCATGCGGGACCTCCTGAGGTCATGGTCGGGGAAAAGTCTGCGCGCTCGGCGGACCGAGGCATCCATCCAGTCTACCCCGTCGCGCGGCGTCTGCCGCAGGGATGCCGGAGGGGGGGGTGGATCAGTGCGCGAGTGCGGCGACCTCTGCGGCGGCGTGGGACACCTCGTCGTTGACGACGCGGTAGTCGAACTCCCCCTGTGCAGCGAGTTCCACCTTCGCGGTGCGCAGGCGCCTGGCGCGCTCCTCCGCGTCCTCGGTGCCGCGGCCGACGAGCCGGTCGACCAGCTCGTCCCAGCTGGGCGGCAGCAGGAACACCAGCGTCGCGCTCGGTTCCGCGGCGCGCACCTGGCGCGCCCCCTGCAGGTCGATCTCGAGAAGCACCGTGCTGCCCGCGGCGAGGGCCGCCTCGATGGGCGCGCGCGGGGTGCCGTACCGGTGGCGGTTGTGCACCGTCGCGTGCTCCAGCAGCTCGCCGTCGCTGACCATGCGGTCGAACTCGGCGTCGGAGACGAAGTAGTAATGCTCCCCCTCGACCTCGCCCGGCCGCGGGGCGCGCGTGGTCGCTGACACCGACAGCACGATCTCGGGGTGATGCTCCTTGATGTAGGCCGCGACGGTGCCCTTGCCGACGGCGGTGGGGCCGGCCAGCACGAGCAGCCGACTGCGGCCGTCGCGCGGCGCCGGCTCGGGCCAGCGCTCGTCGAGGAACCGCTGCAGGGCGACGCGCTGGCGGGTGCCGAGGCCGCCCAGGCGCTTGACGGGCGAGATGCCCAGCTGCGCCAGGATGCGGTCGCGTTTGCCCTCGCCGATCGCAGGGATGGCGGTGAGGAACTCCGGTACGCGCATCGCCCCGGCCGGCGACGTCGGCGCCGCCAGGGCGCGCCGCAGCAGTTCCTGCGGCGAGATCACGCGCGTCGCTACGTCGCGCTTGAGCGAGGCTCGCTCGCGGCGGGCGGCCACGGCGCGGCGGGAGGCTGCGGCGCGGTCGACCTCGGGCGGGTGCTGGGCGTCAGCGATGATCCACCTCCGGGTACAGGGCCGCGCGCTCCGAGATGCGGGCGGCCAGTGATGCGGGTCCTGCGGACAGGATGCTGCGGCTCTCGCTGGCGATGACCGGCGAGGTGAGGGGCCCGAGGAGCGCCGCGAGGTCCTCGGGCTGCGCGCCCTGGGCGCCGAAGCCCGGAGCGAGCACGGGCACGGCCGGCGACGGCGCGGTCAGGCCCGAAGCGGTGAGGTCGACCGTGGCGCCGATGACGACGCCGATCGAGGCGGGCTCGCCCGCGACCGTCGCCTGCGCGTTGAACGCGGCGACCTCCGCCAGCACGCGCGCGGACACCGTGGCGCCGGCGAGGTCGGCCTGCTGCAGACCACGCGCCTCGGGATTGCTGGTCGCGGCGAGCACGAACGCCCCTTTGCCGTGCGCGAGCGCGTGGCGCAGGGTGCCGTCGAGAGCTCCCACCCCCAGGTACGGGCTGACCGTCAGCGCGTCGGCTTCCAGCGGTGAACCCGGGGTGAGCCAGGCCTCGGCGTAGGCGGCCATCGTGGTGCCGATGTCGCCGCGCTTGGCATCGGCGATGACGAGCAGACCGGCAGCGCGGGCGGCGGCGAGCACATCCTCGAGCGCGGCGAATCCTGCAGAGCCCCACTGCTCGAAGAACGACACCTGGGGTTTGACGATCCCGACGCGGCCGGCGGCGGCATCCACCACCCGAAGGCCGAACTCACGCACCCCTGCCGCCGACGCGGGCAGGGCCCAGTCGGCGAGCAGGTGAGGGTGCGGGTCGATCCCGACGCACAGGGGCCCCCTCGCGGAGAGGGCGTCCCGCAGGCGGGAGCCGAACGTGGTCATCGTCCTCCCCGGTCGGAGGCGAGTGCGGCGGCGCGATCGGCGGCGTACTCCTGCAGGCTCCGCACGCGGAAGCCCTCCCGCAGCACGGGCAGGGCGCTGACGGCGGCGCCGAGCACGGCCATCGTCGTGAACAGCGCCTTGTCGGCGGCGACCGCCGCGGCGCGGATCTCGTAGCCGTCGGCGCGGGAGATGCCGCCCGACGGGGTGTTGACGACCATGTCGATCTCGCCCGCGTTGATGAGGTCGACGATGTTGCGCTCATCGCCGCCGAGGGTCTCGGAGTACTTGCGCACCACGGTCACGTCGATGCCGTTGCGGGCGAGGATCTCAGCGGTGCCCTCGGTCGCGGTGATCGTGTAGCCGAGCTCCTGCAGGCGGTGCGCGGGCAGGATCACGCCGCGCTTGTCCTCGTCGGCGACCGAGATGAAGACGGTCCCCTGCAGCGGCATGCCGCCGTAGGCCGCCGCCTGGCTCTTGGCGAACGCCGTCGGGAAGTCGCGGTCGATGCCCATGACTTCGCCCGTCGAGCGCATCTCCGGGCCGAGGACCGAGTCGACCATGCGGCCGTCCTTGGTGCGGAAGCGCTTGAACGGCAGCACCGCCTCCTTGACGGCGATGGGGGCGCCCAGCGGCACACGGGACCCGTCCTGCTCGGGAAGCATCCCCTCGGCGATGAGCCCGGCGATGGGGGTGCCCGCCATGATGCGGGCGGCAGCCTTCGCCATGGGGATGCCGAGCGCCTTGGACACGAACGGCACGGTGCGGCTGGCCCGCGGGTTGGCCTCGATGACGTAGAGCACGCCCGCGCTGACGGCGAACTGCACGTTCAGCAGACCCCGCACGCCCACGCCCTCGGCGATCGCGCGCGTCGCCTCGCGCACCCGGTCGACCTCGCCGCGTCCGAGCGACATCGGCGGCAGCGTGCAGCTGGAGTCGCCCGAGTGGATGCCGGCCTCTTCGAGGTGCTCCATGACGCCGCCGATGTAGAGGTCGCTGCCGTCGTAGAGCGCGTCGACGTCGATCTCCACGGCGTCGTCGAGGAACCGGTCGACCAGCAGCGGCATGCCGGGGCCGATGATGGCCTGGTCGGCGATGCGCACGAAGTAGTCGCGCAGGCTGGCGGTGTCGTAGACGATCTCCATGCCGCGTCCGCCGAGCACGAAGCTCGGGCGCACCAGCACGGGGTAGCCGATGCCCTCGGCCACCGCGACCGCACCGTCGACATCGATCGCGGTGCCGCTGCGGGGGGCGACGAGACCGGCTTCGTCGAGCAGGCGCGAGAACAGCTCGCGCTCCTCGGCGAGATCGATCGCCTCGGGCTGGGTGCCGAGGATGGTGTAGCCCGCCGCCTCGATGCCCTTCGCGAGCCTCAACGGCGTCTGTCCGCCCATCTGGCAGATCACGCCGAGGATGGTGCCCGACTGCGCCTCGGCGTGCAGCACCTCCAGGACGTCCTCGAGCGTCAGCGGCTCGAAGTAGAGCCGGTCGCTGGTGTCGTAGTCGGTCGAGACGGTCTCAGGGTTGCAGTTGACCATGATCGTCTCGAAGCCGGCATCCGACAGCGCGAACGAGGCGTGCACACAGGAGTAGTCGAACTCCACGCCCTGACCGATGCGGTTGGGGCCGGAGCCGATGATGACGACCTTGGTGCGCTCCGACGGGGTGATCTCGGTCTCGGCGTCGTAGCTGGAGTAGTGGTACGGAGTCAGTGCGGGGAACTCCCCCGCGCAGGTGTCGACGGTCTTGTACACCGGGCGGATCGACAGCGCGTGGCGGATGCCGCGTGCCTCGGCCTCGGTGATCCCCCGCAGCTGGGCGATCTGCGCGTCGCTGAAGCCGTGCTCCTTGGCGGCGCGGAGCGTGTCGGCGTCCAGCTCACCGGCGGTGCGCACGAACTCGGCGACCTCGTTGATGAGGACGATCTGGTCGAGGAACCACGGGTCGATCTTGGTGGCCTCGAACGCCTGCTCGATGGTCGCGCCCTTGCGCATGGCCTGCTGCAGCACGACGATGCGTCCGTCGGTGGGGGTCTTCGCGACCTCCAGCAGCTCCTCGACGGAGCGCTCTTCGTCGCCCCAGTGGAAGCTGGAGCCGCGCTTCTCGAGCGAGCGCAGTGCCTTCTGCAGCGCCGTGGCGTAGTTGCGGCCGATGGCCATCGCCTCGCCGACCGACTTCATGGTGGTCGTGAGGGTGACATCAGCCGCGGGGAACTTCTCGAAGTTGAAGCGCGGCACCTTCACCACGACGTAGTCCAGGGTCGGCTCGAAGCTGGCGGGCGTGACCTTGGTGATGTCGTTGGGGATCTCGTCCAGCCGGTAGCCGATGGCGAGCTTCGCGGCGATCTTGGCGATGGGGAACCCTGTGGCCTTGGAGGCCAGCGCCGACGAGCGGGAGACGCGCGGGTTCATCTCGATGACGATGATGCGCCCGGTGGCGGGGTCGACGGCGAACTGGATGTTGCAGCCGCCGGTGTCCACGCCCACCGCGCGGATGATGTCGATGCCGATGTCGCGCATCTTCTGGTACTCGCGGTCGGTGAGCGTCAGCGCCGGCGCGACGGTGATCGAGTCGCCGGTGTGCACGCCCACGGGGTCGACGTTCTCGATGGAGCACACGACGACGGTGTTGTCGGCCGTGTCGCGCATGAGCTCGAGCTCGTACTCCTTCCAGCCCAGGATCGACTCCTCCAGCAGCACCTCGCTCGTGGGCGAGTCGTGCAGACCGGCGCCGGCGATGCGACGGAGGTCGCGCTCGTCGTAGGCGAATCCGGAGCCGAGGCCGCCCATCGTGAACGACGGGCGCACCACCAGCGGATAGCCGAGCTCGTCGGCGGCCGCGAGCACCTCGTCCATCGTGTGGGCGATGCGGGAGGCGGCGACTTCGGCGCCGGCGTCGATCACCAGCTGCTTGAAGATCTGGCGGTCCTCGCCCTTCTCGATCGCCTCGACCTTGGCACCGATGAGCTCCACGCCGTATTTGTCGAGGATGCCGGCCTTGTCCAGGGCCATCGCGGCGTTCAGCGCCGTCTGGCCGCCCAGGGTGGGCAGGATCGCGTCGGGCTTCTCCTTGGCGATGATCGTCTCGATCACCTCGGGGGTGATGGGCTCGATGTAGGTGGCGTCGGCGAAGTCCGGGTCGGTCATGATCGTCGCCGGGTTGGGGTTGACGAGGATGACGCGCACGCCCTCCTCACGCAGCACGCGGCAGGCCTGCGTGCCGGAGTAGTCGAACTCGGCGGCCTGACCGATGACGATCGGGCCGGATCCGATGACGAGGACGGAGTTGATGTCGTCGCGCTTAGGCATTCTTCGTGGTCTCCTGGGTCGCGAGCACGAGGTCGCGGAAGCGGTCGAACAGGTAGTTGGCGTCGTGGGGTCCGGCGGCGGCCTCCGGGTGGTACTGCACCGAGAAGGCGGGGATGTCCAGGGCCCGCAGGCCCTCCACCACGTTGTCGTTGAGTCCCACGTGGCTGACCTCCACGCGGCCATAGCCGGCGGGGCTGTCGGTGACGCCCTCGATGGGCGCGTCCACGGCGAATCCGTGGTTGTGCGCGGTGATCTCCACGCGGCCGGTCTGCTTGTCGAGCACCGGCTGGTTGATGCCCCGGTGGCCGAAGGGCAGCTTGTAGGTGCCGAACCCGAGGGCACGGCCCAGCAGCTGGTTGCCGAAGCAGATGCCGAAGAAGGGCAGCTTCTCATCGAGGACCGCGCGCAGCAGCTCGACGTGTCGGTCGGATGCCGCCGGGTCGCCGGGGCCGTTGGAGTAGAAAACGGCGACGGGGTCGATCGCGCGGATGTCCTCGATCGTGACGTCCTGCGGCAGCACGTGCACGTCGAAGCCGCGCGCGGCGAGGTTCGCCACGGTCGCCTGCTTGACGCCGAGGTCGAGCACGGCGACGGCGCCGATGCGCTCGCCCGTCGCGGCGGTGATCTGCGCGGCGGCGACGGAGACCTCGGAGGAGAGGTTGCGGCCGGTCATGCCGGGAGCCTCCCG is a genomic window containing:
- the rpoZ gene encoding DNA-directed RNA polymerase subunit omega, which gives rise to MATRDQGIIDPPIDALLEKVDSKYQLVIYASKRARQINDYYSDLHEGNLFDNVGPLVDSTVEDKPLTIALHEIHEDKLRLRHVD
- the gmk gene encoding guanylate kinase, which gives rise to MADAQHPPEVDRAAASRRAVAARRERASLKRDVATRVISPQELLRRALAAPTSPAGAMRVPEFLTAIPAIGEGKRDRILAQLGISPVKRLGGLGTRQRVALQRFLDERWPEPAPRDGRSRLLVLAGPTAVGKGTVAAYIKEHHPEIVLSVSATTRAPRPGEVEGEHYYFVSDAEFDRMVSDGELLEHATVHNRHRYGTPRAPIEAALAAGSTVLLEIDLQGARQVRAAEPSATLVFLLPPSWDELVDRLVGRGTEDAEERARRLRTAKVELAAQGEFDYRVVNDEVSHAAAEVAALAH
- the pyrF gene encoding orotidine-5'-phosphate decarboxylase gives rise to the protein MTTFGSRLRDALSARGPLCVGIDPHPHLLADWALPASAAGVREFGLRVVDAAAGRVGIVKPQVSFFEQWGSAGFAALEDVLAAARAAGLLVIADAKRGDIGTTMAAYAEAWLTPGSPLEADALTVSPYLGVGALDGTLRHALAHGKGAFVLAATSNPEARGLQQADLAGATVSARVLAEVAAFNAQATVAGEPASIGVVIGATVDLTASGLTAPSPAVPVLAPGFGAQGAQPEDLAALLGPLTSPVIASESRSILSAGPASLAARISERAALYPEVDHR
- the carB gene encoding carbamoyl-phosphate synthase large subunit produces the protein MPKRDDINSVLVIGSGPIVIGQAAEFDYSGTQACRVLREEGVRVILVNPNPATIMTDPDFADATYIEPITPEVIETIIAKEKPDAILPTLGGQTALNAAMALDKAGILDKYGVELIGAKVEAIEKGEDRQIFKQLVIDAGAEVAASRIAHTMDEVLAAADELGYPLVVRPSFTMGGLGSGFAYDERDLRRIAGAGLHDSPTSEVLLEESILGWKEYELELMRDTADNTVVVCSIENVDPVGVHTGDSITVAPALTLTDREYQKMRDIGIDIIRAVGVDTGGCNIQFAVDPATGRIIVIEMNPRVSRSSALASKATGFPIAKIAAKLAIGYRLDEIPNDITKVTPASFEPTLDYVVVKVPRFNFEKFPAADVTLTTTMKSVGEAMAIGRNYATALQKALRSLEKRGSSFHWGDEERSVEELLEVAKTPTDGRIVVLQQAMRKGATIEQAFEATKIDPWFLDQIVLINEVAEFVRTAGELDADTLRAAKEHGFSDAQIAQLRGITEAEARGIRHALSIRPVYKTVDTCAGEFPALTPYHYSSYDAETEITPSERTKVVIIGSGPNRIGQGVEFDYSCVHASFALSDAGFETIMVNCNPETVSTDYDTSDRLYFEPLTLEDVLEVLHAEAQSGTILGVICQMGGQTPLRLAKGIEAAGYTILGTQPEAIDLAEERELFSRLLDEAGLVAPRSGTAIDVDGAVAVAEGIGYPVLVRPSFVLGGRGMEIVYDTASLRDYFVRIADQAIIGPGMPLLVDRFLDDAVEIDVDALYDGSDLYIGGVMEHLEEAGIHSGDSSCTLPPMSLGRGEVDRVREATRAIAEGVGVRGLLNVQFAVSAGVLYVIEANPRASRTVPFVSKALGIPMAKAAARIMAGTPIAGLIAEGMLPEQDGSRVPLGAPIAVKEAVLPFKRFRTKDGRMVDSVLGPEMRSTGEVMGIDRDFPTAFAKSQAAAYGGMPLQGTVFISVADEDKRGVILPAHRLQELGYTITATEGTAEILARNGIDVTVVRKYSETLGGDERNIVDLINAGEIDMVVNTPSGGISRADGYEIRAAAVAADKALFTTMAVLGAAVSALPVLREGFRVRSLQEYAADRAAALASDRGGR
- the carA gene encoding glutamine-hydrolyzing carbamoyl-phosphate synthase small subunit, coding for MTSFTRDPAVLVLEDGTRHTGQAYGARGTTLGEVVFATGMTGYQETITDPSYAGQIVLQTAPHIGNTGMNDEDPESRRIWVAGYIVRDPSRVVSNWRADTSLDDALVADGIVGISGIDTRAVTRHIRSAGSMRGGVFSGDAAAIDPEEQLRIVREAPGMTGRNLSSEVSVAAAQITAATGERIGAVAVLDLGVKQATVANLAARGFDVHVLPQDVTIEDIRAIDPVAVFYSNGPGDPAASDRHVELLRAVLDEKLPFFGICFGNQLLGRALGFGTYKLPFGHRGINQPVLDKQTGRVEITAHNHGFAVDAPIEGVTDSPAGYGRVEVSHVGLNDNVVEGLRALDIPAFSVQYHPEAAAGPHDANYLFDRFRDLVLATQETTKNA